GTGCGGTCGGCGGAGTCATCGGGCTCGACTACGACCCGGTCATCGGCGCCGGCACCGCCCTGGACCTAGAGGCGCGCCGCGGGTTCCTGCCGGCGACGCACCAGTCGATCGCGACACTGGCCGCGGCGACCACCAACAGGCACTGAGGCGCGCCCCCTTTCGCAATCCACCGGAACGGGGCAGCATGGGGCGACATGACCGGGTCCACTCGCTCACCGCTCACCACCGCCGAGGCCGCCGAGATGGTCGCCGATCCCTGGCGTGTCATCGCCGACCGACTCGCCGCCGCCTACAACACCGGATCGATGGTGCGGGGCGGTGAATTCGTCGCCAAGATCATCGACGCCGCCGAAGAGGCGAACCACCACCCCGACATCGACCTGCGCTACGGCACGGTGCATCTCGTGCTCACCACGCACAGCGCGCACCAGCTCACCGAAGCCGATGTCGCGCTGGCGAACCGGATCACGGGCATCGCCGCCGACCTCGGCCTCGAGCCGGTGTCCGCGCCCGTCACCCAGTTCATCCTCGCCATCGACGCCCTCGACATCCCGGCCATCAGGCCCTTCTGGAAAGCCGTCCTGGGCTACGGCGACGCGGCCGATCGCGAACCTGTCGACCTCGTCGATCCGGCTGGGCGCCTACCCAGCGTTTGGTTCCAGCAGATGGACGAACCTCGTCCCCAGCGGAGCAGGATGCACGTCGACCTGTGGATCCCGACCGACGAACTACACGAGCGGCTGCAGTCGGCCATCACCGCCGGCGGCCAACTCCTCACCGACGAGTACGCCCCGGCCTTCTGGGTCCTCGCCGACGCCGAGGGCAACGAGGTGTGCCTGTGCACCTGGCAGGACCAGAACTACTGATCAGTCGGCGTACATCGTCTGCGTGAACGCCATCCGGTCGCCCCGGTACAGCGAACGCCGATACTCGATGGGGACGTCGTCCTTGTCGTAGGACAAGCGGTTCAGCAAGAACATCGGCGTACGAGCGTCGACGTTGAGCAGAGCGGCCTCACGCGCGTCGGGCAACGTCGTCTCGATGGTGTCCTCGGTACGCCCGAAACGCACCCCGCGCCTACGGAATTCGGCATACAACGACGAGGTCACCTCGAAGTCGCGTTCGAGATCGGGGTACCGGAAGGCCGGCAGGCGTGTCCGTTCCAGCGCGACGCGCACCCTGTCGGTCGTGAAGACACGCTCGAGCTGGATGACCGGGTCGCCGACGGCGATCGCCAGGCGTTCGGCGAGCACCGCGTCGGCCGTCAGGTTCGTCCATCCCACCAGGATGCGACTGGTCTCCATCCCGCGCTCGCGGGCCGCCTCGGTGTACGAACCGATCGACAACGGTTGTCGGATCTTGGGACCCGCGACCACCGTCATCCGACCCCGGCGCTCGATTTTGCCGTCGAGCAACAGCTCTCGAAGTGCTTGTCGGATGGTCTCGCGTGACACCGAGAAGCTCTCGGCGAGATCGCGTTCCGCGGGAAAGGGATCACCCTCGACGAGGTCTTGAAGGAGTTCCTCCAGCCGGGACCTGACCACCTGGTGCTTGAGAACGCGCGGTTGCTCGGACAGGGTCATGCGACCAACATAGCAAATAATGGTCTAGACCAAGTGGCAACCGAGTGTTCACCTGGCGTTGGGGTAAGACACCCGAATTGGTCTATACCAAACGCGAGAGTGGGCTCATGCGTACAACCGATGACTTCACTGAGCCTGCTTCGGAACCTGCGGGGACAACCACCTCACACGACGGCACCTCGTCCGTCCAACTCGTCGTCTTCGACATGGCCGGCACGACGATTGTCGACGACGGGCTCGTCACCCAGGCGTTCGAGATCGCCGCGACCGCGGTCGGCATCCCGGCCGAGGGCGTGGAACGCGACCGCGCCCGCACCTACGTCCTCGACACGATGGGACAGTCCAAGATCGCGGTGTTCCGCGCGCTTCTCGGCTCCGACGACGCGGCCCGCCGGGCCAACGAAGCGTTCGAAGAGGCCTACGGAGAACTGATCGACGACGGTGTCGAGCCGATCCCGGGAGCGGCGGAGACCTTCGCGGACCTGCGATCGCGCGGGATCACTACCGCGTTCACCACCGGGTTCAGCCCGGCCACCCAGCAGCGGATTCTCGACTCACTGGGGTGGGCCGAGGTCGTCGACCAGGTCCTCGCTCCCACCGCCGGACTGCGCGGTCGCCCGTACCCGGACCTCGTACTCGCCGCCGCTCTCACCGCGCAGGTCGACGACATGGCCAACGTCGTCGTCGTCGGCGACACGTCGAGCGACATCGACACCGCACGGCGCGCCCGCGCCGGCCTGGCCGTGGGCGTGCTCACCGGCGCCCACGACGAGCACACCCTGCGCGCCGCGGGTGCCGATCGGGTGCTCGCGTCGGTCGCCGATCTCCCCGCTCTGATCACCGCCCCCTGACCCGCTCCTCGAACCGACCCCGCAACGTCCCGAAAGGCTGACCCCCGATGATGATCCGTAAATCTCCGCTCGCGATCACCGCCGCCCTCGCCACCACCGCCCTCGTCCTCGCCGGATGTTCCGGCGGCGATTCGGAAGCGGTCAACGACAATGGTTTTCCCGAGACCCTCACCCTCGCCGCGATCCCGGCCGAGAACTCCTCCGATCTCAAGGCCAGCTACGACCCGGTCATCAAGGTGATCGAACAGGAAACCGGGTCGAAGGTCGAGTTCGTGCAGGCATCCGACTATGCCGGCGTTGTCGAGGGGATGATCGCCGACAACGTCGACCTCGCCTTCTTCGGTCCCTTCGCCTACGTCGTCGCCGGCCTCAACGGGGCCGACATCACCCCGATCGGAGCCGTGGTGTCGGAGAAGGGCGCGGAACCGGGATACCAGTCCTACGGAATCGCCAAGGCCGACAACGCGTCCGTCAACAGCATCGATGACTTCGCCGGCAAGACGGTCTGTTTCGTCGACCCCGGGTCCACCTCCGGCTTCCTCTACCCGAGCGCCGGTCTCATCGAAGCCGGGGTGATCAAGTCCGGCACCGAGACCGACCTCGCCGCCGGCGTCACCCCGATCTACGCAGGCGGACACGACGCGTCGGCGCTGTCGGTGGCCTCCGGTGACTGCGAAGCCGGATTCGCCTTCGACTCGATGGTCGACAAGACCCTCATCGAGAAGGGTGACCTCCAGCAAGGACAGCTGAAGACGGTCTGGAAGTCGGAGATGATCGCGGGATCGGTGTTCGCGGCGAACAATTCGCTGGGCCCGGAAGCCATCGACACGCTCACCAAGGTGTTCACCGAGCAGGTCAACAAGGAGTCGATGGAAGCGGCGGGATTCTGCTCCGGAGACGAGTGCCTGATCACCGACGAGCGCGCCTGGGGCGTCGTGCCTGCCTCCGACGAGGACTACGCCGGTGTGCGGCACGTCTGTGACGTCACCAAGTCGGAAAAGTGTGCGAGCTGAGATGGCCGTCCATCCGCAGGTCGCAGGCGACGACCTCGTCGTCCACGTCGATGGTCTGACCAAGCGATTCGGGAACACCCTGGCGGTCGACGACGTGTCGCTCGACGTCCATCGCAGCGAACTGGTTGTGCTCCTCGGCCTTTCCGGGTCCGGGAAGTCCACCTTCCTCCGCTGCCTGAACGGACTGCATCCCGCGACGTCCGGCGTCGTCGACGTCGTGGGGCACCGGGTCGATCGCGCCGGGCGCGCCGAGATGCGAGCTCTACGACGCGACGTCGGGTTCGTCTTCCAGCACTTCAACCTCGTCGGCCGGATCAGCTGTCTCGAGAACGTCCTGCTCGGCGGGCTCGGCCGACTCCGGTGCCCGCGCTACGGTGCGCTCACGTACCCGAAGCACATGCGCCAGGGGGCCTTCGAGCACCTCGACCGTGTCGGTCTCGCCGACCTCGCCGACCGTCGCGCCGACACCCTCTCCGGCGGGCAGCAGCAGCGCGTCGCCATCGCACGCACGCTGATGCAGAAACCGACGCTCCTGCTCGCCGACGAACCGGTGGCCTCCCTCGACCCGGAGAACGCCGGCGTCGTCATGGATCTGCTGTTCCAGGTGTGCGTCGAGGAGAAGCTCACCATCCTCTGCACCCTGCACCAGGTGGACCTGGCCCTCGGATGGGCGCACCGCATCGTCGGATTGCGCAGTGGGCAGAAGGTTCTGGATCGCTCCACGGTCGGACTGGACCGCGACGAGGTGATGGACGTCTACCGACGGGTCGACCCGGTGTCGGCGTCGACGAACGCGGCGCGACGCCGATGAACACCCCGCTGCTCGATCGACCGCGGGCGGACCCGTCTGCGCGGAAGCGACCCGGGTGGAACCGCGCGGTCCTGCCCGGCATCGCGGTCGGAGGCCTTGTCGCCACGCTGATCTGCGCGTGGTGGATCGACTTCGCGCCGGGAACACTGATCTACGGGATCGAGGACATCGTCGCGCTCATCGAGCGGATGCTGCCACCTCGGCTCGGTGATCCCGGCCGGATCAGCTTGCTGGCGTTGGAGACTCTGCTGATGGCGGTGCTGGGCACCGTGCTCGCCGCGATCGCGTCGGTGCCGCTGGCGTTCCTGGCCGCTCGCAACACCAGTCCGCATCCTGCGGTCCAGGCGGTGGCGCGGGCCATCATCACGTTCTGCCGAGCGATGCCCGACCTCCTGTTCGCGGTCTTGTTCGTCCGTGCTCTGGGTATCGGTGTGCTGCCGGGCATCCTGGCCCTGGCGTTGCATTCGATCGGCATGCTCGGCAAGCTGTTCGCGGACGCGATCGAGCAGGTCGACGAGGGGCCGCGCGAAGCTGTGCGCAGCACGGGCGTCGGCTATGTCCGCGAGATGGTCAATGCGGTCGTACCGCAATGTGTCCCGGCGTGGATCGGGGCGTTCGTCTACCGCATCGACATCAACCTCCGGATGTCGGTCGTGCTCGGGTTCGTCGGCGCGGGCGGAATCGGCTTCGCACTGCAGGACGCGCTCCGTGGTCTGATCTATCCGCGAGCCCTCGGCATCGTGCTCGTTATCCTCGTGATCATCGCCGCGATGGAGTTGCTGGCCATCGGAATCCGCCGCGTGCTGCTGACGCCGTCGCCCATGCGGCCCGGTCTGGAACGCGCCGTCCGGACGGGTTTCGGGCTGCTGGTGGTCGCTGCGACGGTTGCCGCGATGGTGGTCCTGGAGATCACGCCGTGGGCGCTGATCGCGTGGATACCCCGGCCGTCGAGGTGTTCGGCCGGATGATCCCGCCCGACTTCAGCACTCTGGGCGCCGACCTGTTCGACGCCGCGTTCCAGACGGTCGCGATCGGCGTCGTGTCCACCGCGATAGGTGCGGTGCTGTCGATCCCGGTCGGAATCCTCGCTGCTCGCAACGTCACTCCGCATACGGCGGTGTACTGGGGTGCGCGGGCCTGGATCCTCGTCGTTCGGGCTGTGCCGGAGCTCATTCTCGCGGTGGTGTTCGTCGCCGCGCTGGGGCTGGGTCCGGTGGCCGGAACCTGCGCCCTGGCAATCGGTTCGATCGGCTTCCTCGCCAAGCTCGTCGCCGACTCCGTGGAGGAGATCGACCCGGGGCCCGTCGAGGCCGCCCGCGCGGTTGGTTGCGGGTGGTGGAGAACCCTGTTCGCT
The genomic region above belongs to Gordonia hongkongensis and contains:
- the phnC gene encoding phosphonate ABC transporter ATP-binding protein; its protein translation is MAVHPQVAGDDLVVHVDGLTKRFGNTLAVDDVSLDVHRSELVVLLGLSGSGKSTFLRCLNGLHPATSGVVDVVGHRVDRAGRAEMRALRRDVGFVFQHFNLVGRISCLENVLLGGLGRLRCPRYGALTYPKHMRQGAFEHLDRVGLADLADRRADTLSGGQQQRVAIARTLMQKPTLLLADEPVASLDPENAGVVMDLLFQVCVEEKLTILCTLHQVDLALGWAHRIVGLRSGQKVLDRSTVGLDRDEVMDVYRRVDPVSASTNAARRR
- a CDS encoding VOC family protein, with the translated sequence MTGSTRSPLTTAEAAEMVADPWRVIADRLAAAYNTGSMVRGGEFVAKIIDAAEEANHHPDIDLRYGTVHLVLTTHSAHQLTEADVALANRITGIAADLGLEPVSAPVTQFILAIDALDIPAIRPFWKAVLGYGDAADREPVDLVDPAGRLPSVWFQQMDEPRPQRSRMHVDLWIPTDELHERLQSAITAGGQLLTDEYAPAFWVLADAEGNEVCLCTWQDQNY
- a CDS encoding phosphate/phosphite/phosphonate ABC transporter substrate-binding protein, whose amino-acid sequence is MMIRKSPLAITAALATTALVLAGCSGGDSEAVNDNGFPETLTLAAIPAENSSDLKASYDPVIKVIEQETGSKVEFVQASDYAGVVEGMIADNVDLAFFGPFAYVVAGLNGADITPIGAVVSEKGAEPGYQSYGIAKADNASVNSIDDFAGKTVCFVDPGSTSGFLYPSAGLIEAGVIKSGTETDLAAGVTPIYAGGHDASALSVASGDCEAGFAFDSMVDKTLIEKGDLQQGQLKTVWKSEMIAGSVFAANNSLGPEAIDTLTKVFTEQVNKESMEAAGFCSGDECLITDERAWGVVPASDEDYAGVRHVCDVTKSEKCAS
- a CDS encoding phosphonatase-like hydrolase, which codes for MRTTDDFTEPASEPAGTTTSHDGTSSVQLVVFDMAGTTIVDDGLVTQAFEIAATAVGIPAEGVERDRARTYVLDTMGQSKIAVFRALLGSDDAARRANEAFEEAYGELIDDGVEPIPGAAETFADLRSRGITTAFTTGFSPATQQRILDSLGWAEVVDQVLAPTAGLRGRPYPDLVLAAALTAQVDDMANVVVVGDTSSDIDTARRARAGLAVGVLTGAHDEHTLRAAGADRVLASVADLPALITAP
- a CDS encoding GntR family transcriptional regulator, coding for MTLSEQPRVLKHQVVRSRLEELLQDLVEGDPFPAERDLAESFSVSRETIRQALRELLLDGKIERRGRMTVVAGPKIRQPLSIGSYTEAARERGMETSRILVGWTNLTADAVLAERLAIAVGDPVIQLERVFTTDRVRVALERTRLPAFRYPDLERDFEVTSSLYAEFRRRGVRFGRTEDTIETTLPDAREAALLNVDARTPMFLLNRLSYDKDDVPIEYRRSLYRGDRMAFTQTMYAD